Proteins from one Telopea speciosissima isolate NSW1024214 ecotype Mountain lineage chromosome 1, Tspe_v1, whole genome shotgun sequence genomic window:
- the LOC122669483 gene encoding protein LONGIFOLIA 2-like: MKTGLVHDQNLEKQMGCMAGFLQLFDRHQILSGKRLYATKRLPPSPAVDSTSQSEISIGSPAYSRELQQQPHQQELPQPRTSPECTKTPPGILSPLPEMSVSAESPARTPLPLSVFEFKEGLRSSWKFKDAPRLSLDSRASFDGKGSLRPKEIRTNAAILSATRCDGSSEVTVAEDNEKQRRSPSVIARLMGLEALPDSAGEVPSKAELRRSASESRVSRDLLHHRFTDGNNFQQKLQPFQTNSGSNAKRDNAAQEDNKPNLFFRTPDSVDFCIRKRKTEPQKPPSGGLSASSWKSQQQRKSFFDSQDFFPEPKPRGSLYGEIEKRLKMRGIDEPEKDLEALKQILEALQLKGLLHSKRPAEQIGHRNFVYDRILYGEESPIVVMKPSRSTVSTNRVGRTGTDSPTSSFRSRAGVRRNLNLSGETLPPVTPRLDRPETDRNLQKASNSRNESGKKSPSSLSRRKPLSIETQRRANDSVEQRRSSPVHSPKMITKKVGSEHATSRSPRNRKPVTEISPQERISSPMEFESSTSSEGSISTSSQVDMELQRPKMEDYKDGRSLLERCDKLLHSIAEMTAAELQPSPVSVLDSSFYNDESPSPIMKRCIDFKDQPVEQEDENWSSVISPVRLKPEEERSDDGDFLYVSEILRASECLPEDSDVFLLLEKQLYKPSNSSKVSMLHRKLVFDTVREILDRKKQLPPWKVVSEMNWMTGKPALRQIWSEFRRVREREPAEDLFEIICGVLRKDMAGDSINGWGDSQVEISDAVLDIERLIFKDLVAETIRDLASFAGKNRALAYRRKLVF, encoded by the exons ATGAAGACAGGTTTAGTCCACGATCAAAATCTGGAAAAGCAGATGGGATGCATGGCCGGATTCCTCCAGCTGTTTGATCGTCACCAGATTCTCTCCGGAAAACGCCTCTATGCTACCAAACGCCTTCCTCCATCTCCG GCGGTTGATTCCACATCCCAGTCGGAGATATCAATCGGATCTCCAGCTTATTCCAGAGAACTTCAACAGCAGCCGCACCAACAAGAGCTACCACAGCCTCGAACGTCGCCGGAATGTACCAAAACTCCCCCGGGAATCCTCTCGCCGTTGCCGGAAATGTCAGTTTCGGCAGAAAGTCCGGCAAGAACGCCTCTTCCGCTTTCGGTTTTCGAATTCAAGGAAGGTTTGAGGTCTTCTTGGAAGTTCAAGGATGCACCGAGGCTTTCTCTGGATAGCAGGGCAAGCTTTGATGGAAAAGGAAGTCTGCGTCCCAAGGAGATCCGAACGAACGCGGCGATTCTCTCGGCAACTCGATGCGATGGCTCTTCAGAAGTGACTGTAGCGGAGGATAACGAGAAACAGCGTCGTTCGCCAAGCGTCATTGCCCGGCTTATGGGGCTCGAAGCTCTCCCTGACTCCGCTGGCGAAGTTCCTAGCAAAGCTGAGTTGCGAAGGTCTGCATCAGAGTCTAGGGTCTCCAGGGATCTGCTTCATCATCGATTCACTGACGGGAACAATTTCCAGCAGAAGCTGCAGCCCTTCCAGACAAACTCTGGAAGCAACGCCAAAAGAGACAATGCAGCTCAAGAAGATAATAAACCGAATTTGTTTTTCCGGACACCGGACTCCGTTGATTTCTGCATCAGGAAACGGAAAACCGAGCCACAGAAACCTCCAAGTGGAGGCTTGTCTGCTTCGTCGTGGAAGTCGCAGCAGCAACGTAAGAGCTTCTTTGATTCGCAGGATTTCTTTCCGGAGCCAAAACCGAGGGGTTCACTCTACGGGGAGATCGAGAAGCGGTTGAAGATGAGGGGAATCGATGAACCAGAAAAGGATCTGGAGGCCTTGAAGCAGATCCTCGAAGCTCTGCAGCTCAAAGGGCTTCTGCACTCTAAAAGACCGGCGGAGCAAATCGGGCACCGAAATTTCGTGTACGATCGGATATTGTACGGCGAAGAATCTCCGATAGTCGTCATGAAACCTTCCCGCTCCACGGTTTCAACCAATCGGGTTGGAAGAACAGGAACAGACTCCCCTACTTCGAGTTTCAGATCTAGAGCTGGAGTTCGTCGGAATCTAAACCTATCGGGTGAGACATTGCCGCCGGTAACTCCGAGGCTCGACCGCCCTGAAACCGATAGAAATCTGCAGAAGGCAAGCAATTCAAGGAACGAGTCCGGGAAAAAAAGTCCGAGTTCTCTTTCCAGGCGAAAACCGTTGAGCATTGAGACGCAGAGGAGAGCAAATGATTCCGTGGAGCAGCGAAGGAGCTCTCCCGTTCATTCTCCAAAGATGATCACAAAGAAGGTCGGATCTGAACACGCGACAAGCAGATCACCGAGGAACAGAAAGCCGGTGACTGAGATTTCACCACAAGAGAGAATTTCGAGTCCAATGGAGTTTGAGTCGTCCACAAGTTCTGAGGGCAGTATCAGTACGTCTTCTCAAGTCGACATGGAG TTGCAGAGACCGAAAATGGAGGATTACAAGGACGGGAGGAGCTTGTTGGAGAGGTGCGATAAACTGCTCCACAGCATAGCGGAAATGACAGCAGCTGAGTTGCAGCCGAGTCCGGTTTCAGTCCTAGACTCGTCCTTTTACAACGACGAGTCCCCATCACCAATCATGAAAAGATGTATAGACTTCAAAG ATCAACCAGTAGAGCAGGAAGATGAGAACTGGAGCTCAGTGATCTCGCCTGTCCGATTGAAACCCGAAGAAGAGAGATCAGATGACGGGGATTTCCTGTATGTGTCGGAGATCCTACGCGCTTCCGAGTGCCTCCCTGAAGACTCTGACGTCTTCTTGTTACTCGAGAAACAACTTTACAAACCCTCTAACTCTTCTAAGGTATCCATGCTCCACCGGAAGCTTGTGTTTGACACAGTCCGGGAAATCCTGGACAGAAAGAAACAATTGCCGCCATGGAAGGTGGTGTCAGAGATGAATTGGATGACCGGGAAGCCAGCCTTGAGGCAGATATGGTCGGAGTTcaggagagtaagagagagggaACCGGCAGAAGACCTGTTCGAGATCATCTGCGGGGTGCTGAGGAAGGACATGGCCGGAGATTCCATCAATGGCTGGGGAGATAGCCAAGTGGAGATATCGGATGCGGTTCTGGATATCGAGCGCTTGATTTTCAAGGATCTTGTCGCCGAGACCATCCGAGATCTCGCTTCTTTTGCCGGGAAAAACCGAGCCCTGGCGTATCGAAGGAAGTTGGTCTTTTGA